The Oryzias melastigma strain HK-1 linkage group LG3, ASM292280v2, whole genome shotgun sequence genome contains a region encoding:
- the katnb1 gene encoding katanin p80 WD40 repeat-containing subunit B1, translated as MAAANSTKVYWRLQEFEAHARPVSCLALGKSSGRLLVTGGEDCRVNLWSVNKANCIMSLTGHKTPVECVQFNTSEEQVAAGSQSGSIRVWDLEAAKILQTLMGHKASITSLGFHPFGQFLASSSMDTNIKLWDVRRKGYVFRFKGHAEAVRSLAFSPDGKWLASASDDCTVKLWDLSQGKVITEFRSHSAAVNVVQFHPNEYLLASGSSDRSVRLWDLEKFSMIGSLEGDTSAVRCMCFSPDGSCLFSGATDSLRVFGWEPDRCFDVVRVWWGRVSDLAVCNQQLIGVSHQLSSVSTFVVDLKRVKRSGGSAPHGVAPDDQPAPVKKEPGGGALRRSYERPPTTCAAQRVKQGAESERRSPDGERQSASEDEADEKLSSAEIHNAEDYKEIFQPKNAISRTPPRMAEPFPAPPEDDVVVAVSRQLKDVSPFPTKLQTPALASSTPIQRVEPTVVSGVKRPAAVPPSQPPPQNQAESKPRIVLSSRNEAIGLNVDDFLSGSSDGAALSDEEVLVQMRKGHDTMMLILSSRHRNLQTVLAVWAREGFKDALESSVSMNDLAVVVDILNKINLQPSLWSLDACTILLPQIDKLLQSKYESYIQTGSTSLKLVMKHFWGLISESLKALPSVGVDITREERHRKCQQCLRHLKSVSEMVRSRAAQVGRLGSSFLELQLLLAPLDEVL; from the exons ATGGCTGCTGCAAACTCCACCAAGGTCTACTGGCGTCTGC AGGAGTTCGAGGCGCACGCCCGGCCCGTGTCCTGCCTGGCTCTGGGGAAGAGCTCCGGCCGCCTGCTGGTCACGGGCGGGGAGGACTGCCGGGTCAACCTGTGGAGCGTCAACAAGGCCAACTGCATCATG AGCCTCACGGGTCACAAAACGCCGGTGGAGTGCGTCCAGTTCAACACGTCGGAGGAGCAGGTTGCAGCCGGTTCTCAGTCCGGGTCCATCCGGGTCTGGGACCTGGAGGCCGCCAAGA TCTTACAGACTCTGATGGGACACAAAGCCAGCATCACCAGTCTGGGCTTCCATCCGTTCGGACAGTTTCTGGCCTCCAGCTCCATGGACACCAACATCAAG CTGTGGGACGTCCGGCGGAAAGGTTACGTGTTCCGGTTTAAG GGTCACGCCGAGGCGGTCCGGAGTCTGGCCTTCAGCCCGGACGGGAAGTGGCTGGCTTCGGCGAGCGACGACTGCACCGTGAAG CTGTGGGACCTGTCTCAGGGGAAGGTCATCACTGAGTTCAGATCTCACTCTGCCGCCGTCAACGTGGTTCAGTTTCACCCCAACGAGTACCTGCTGGCCTCTGGCAGCTCAGACAG GAGCGTCCGGCTGTGGGACCTGGAGAAGTTCTCCATGATCGGCTCGCTGGAAGGAGACACGTCGGCCGTCAG GTGCATGTGCTTCAGTCCGGACGGCTCCTGCCTCTTCAGCGGCGCCACAGACTCCCTGCGGGTCTTCGGCTGGGAGCCGGACCGCTGCTTCGACGTGGTGCGGGTGTGGTGGGGGAGGGTGTCGGACCTGGCCGTGTGTAACCAGCAGCTG ATCGGCGTGTCTCATCAGCTGTCCAGCGTCTCCACCTTCGTGGTGGATCTGAAGCGGGTGAAGAGGAGCGGCGGCTCGGCGCCGCACGGCGTCGCCCCGGACGACCAGCCCGCCCCGGTGAAGAAGGAGCCCGGGGGGGGCGCTCTGCGCCGGAGCTACGAGAGGCCCCCCACCACCTGCGCCGCGCAGAG ggTGAAGCAGGGGGCGGAGTCGGAGAGGCGGAGCCCTGACGGAGAGAGGCAGAGCGCCAGCGAAGACGAGGCGGACGAGAAGCTGTCGTCGGCGGAGATCCACAACGCCGAGGACTACAAGGAGATCTTCCAGCCGAAGAACGCCATCT CTCGGACTCCGCCCAGGATGGCAGAGCCGTTCCCGGCGCCGCCTGAGGACG ACGTCGTGGTGGCGGTCAGCCGACAGCTGAAGGACGTCTCCCCTTTTCCCACCAAGCTGCAG ACGCCGGCCTTGGCCTCGTCCACGCCCATCCAGAGGGTGGAGCCCACCGTCGTCTCTGGCGTGAAGCGTCCCGCCGCCGTCCCGCCCAGCCAGCCCCCCCCTCAGAACCAGGCTGAGTCCAAACCCAGAATCGTGCTGAGCAGCAGGAACGAGGCCATCGGGCTGAACGTGGACGACTTCCTGTCCGGCTCCAGCGATGGCGCCGCCCTGAGCGACGAGGAGGTTCTGGTGCAGATGAGGAAGGGCCACGACACCATGATGCTGATCCTCAGCAGCCGGCACCGGAACCTGCAGACCGTCCTCGCCGTGTGGGCCCGGGAGGGCTTCAag GACGCTCTGGAATCCTCCGTCTCCATGAACGATCTCGCCGTCGTGGTCGACATCCTGAACAAGATCAACCTGCAGCC GTCTCTCTGGAGTCTGGACGCCTGCACCATCCTGCTTCCTCAGATCGACAAGCTGCTGCAGAGCAAATATGAGAG CTACATCCAGACCGGCTCCACGTCTCTGAAGCTCGTCATGAAACACTTCTGGGGTCTGATCTCGGAGTCTCTGAAGGCCTTGCCGTCTGTGGGCGTCGACATCACGCGTGAGGAGCG ACACCGGAAGTGCCAGCAGTGCCTCCGACACCTGAAGAGCGTGAGCGAGATGGTGAGGAGCCGCGCCGCGCAGGTGGGCCGTCTGGGCAGCAGCttcctggagctgcagctgctgctggcgCCGCTGGACGAGGTTCTGTGA